One genomic window of Cinclus cinclus chromosome 6, bCinCin1.1, whole genome shotgun sequence includes the following:
- the SPTSSA gene encoding serine palmitoyltransferase small subunit A, translating to MALGSAWKQMSWLYYQYLLVTALYMLEPWERTVFNSMLVSIVGMALYTGYVFMPQHIMAILHYFEIVQ from the exons ATGGCGCTGGGCTCGGCGTGGAAGCAGATGTCGTGGCTGTACTACCAGTACCTGCTGGTCACCGCGCTCTACATGCTGGAACCCTGGGAGCGCACCGTCTTCA ATTCCATGCTAGTTTCCATTGTTGGAATGGCATTGTACACAGGCTATGTGTTCATGCCTCAGCACATCATGGCAATATTGCACTACTTTGAAATTGTGCAGTGA
- the EAPP gene encoding E2F-associated phosphoprotein isoform X2, whose protein sequence is MSCLREEDDPYVVEEPSDEERALSSSEDEVDVLLHGTPDQKRKLIRECLTGESESSSDDEFQKEMEAELNTTMKTMEGTWKSPEMDTQGVQKNRKHQQRRILSNDELLYDPEEDSRDQEWVDSQRRGYRNQRRAPQQRQAKPAAVPNSDAVLNCPACMTTLCLDCQRHESYKTQYRAMFVMNCVVNKEEILKYRKKVKRRSKKMKQSKEVGSIQSNQEEEEEIYHPVLCTECSTEVAVMDKDEVFHFFNVLASHS, encoded by the exons ATGAGCTGCTTGCGGGAGGAGGACGATCCGTACGTGGTGGAGGAGCCGAGCGACGAGGAGCGAGCGCTCAGCAG CTCAGAGGATGAGGTGGATGTGCTCCTACATGGCACTCCTGACCAGAAGCGGAAGCTGATACGGGAGTGTCTGACTGGCGAGAGCGAGTCTTCAAGTGACGATGAGTTCCAAAAAGAGATGGAAGCAGAACTGAACACTACCATGAAGACTATGGAAGGCACATGGAAATCACCAGAAATGG atacgCAGGGTGTccagaagaacagaaaacatcAGCAACGTCGGATTCTCTCCAATGATGAGCTCCTGTATGACCCAGAAGAAGACAGCAGAGACCAAGAGTGGGTAGACTCACAGAGGAGAGG GTACCGTAACCAGAGAAGAGCGCCACAGCAGCGGCAGGCAAAACCTGCAGCTGTTCCAAATAGTGATGCTGTTCTGAACTGCCCTGCTTGCATGACAACATTGTGCCTGGACTGCCAGAG ACATGAATCTTACAAAACACAGTACAGAGCAATGTTTGTGATGAACTGTGTTGTTAACAAAGAGGAgatactgaaatacagaaagaagGTAAAGAGAAGAAGTAAGAAAATGAAGCAGAGCAAAGAAGTTGGCTCTATACAATCAAatcaagaagaagaagaagaaatatatcATCCGGTATTATGTACCGAATGCTCAACTGAAGTAGCAGTAATGGATAAAGATGAAGTTTTTCACTTCTTCAATGTTCTGGCCAGCCATTCCTAA
- the EAPP gene encoding E2F-associated phosphoprotein isoform X1: MSCLREEDDPYVVEEPSDEERALSSSEDEVDVLLHGTPDQKRKLIRECLTGESESSSDDEFQKEMEAELNTTMKTMEGTWKSPEMGTSSGTGLTGSASTSKYYDDIYFDSDSEDEDKIDTQGVQKNRKHQQRRILSNDELLYDPEEDSRDQEWVDSQRRGYRNQRRAPQQRQAKPAAVPNSDAVLNCPACMTTLCLDCQRHESYKTQYRAMFVMNCVVNKEEILKYRKKVKRRSKKMKQSKEVGSIQSNQEEEEEIYHPVLCTECSTEVAVMDKDEVFHFFNVLASHS, from the exons ATGAGCTGCTTGCGGGAGGAGGACGATCCGTACGTGGTGGAGGAGCCGAGCGACGAGGAGCGAGCGCTCAGCAG CTCAGAGGATGAGGTGGATGTGCTCCTACATGGCACTCCTGACCAGAAGCGGAAGCTGATACGGGAGTGTCTGACTGGCGAGAGCGAGTCTTCAAGTGACGATGAGTTCCAAAAAGAGATGGAAGCAGAACTGAACACTACCATGAAGACTATGGAAGGCACATGGAAATCACCAGAAATGG GTACTTCCTCAGGTACTGGGCTGACTGGATCTGCCAGCACTTCAAAATACTATGATGACATTTACTTTGATTCTGATTCAGAGGATGAAGATAAAATAG atacgCAGGGTGTccagaagaacagaaaacatcAGCAACGTCGGATTCTCTCCAATGATGAGCTCCTGTATGACCCAGAAGAAGACAGCAGAGACCAAGAGTGGGTAGACTCACAGAGGAGAGG GTACCGTAACCAGAGAAGAGCGCCACAGCAGCGGCAGGCAAAACCTGCAGCTGTTCCAAATAGTGATGCTGTTCTGAACTGCCCTGCTTGCATGACAACATTGTGCCTGGACTGCCAGAG ACATGAATCTTACAAAACACAGTACAGAGCAATGTTTGTGATGAACTGTGTTGTTAACAAAGAGGAgatactgaaatacagaaagaagGTAAAGAGAAGAAGTAAGAAAATGAAGCAGAGCAAAGAAGTTGGCTCTATACAATCAAatcaagaagaagaagaagaaatatatcATCCGGTATTATGTACCGAATGCTCAACTGAAGTAGCAGTAATGGATAAAGATGAAGTTTTTCACTTCTTCAATGTTCTGGCCAGCCATTCCTAA